In Ovis canadensis isolate MfBH-ARS-UI-01 breed Bighorn chromosome 3, ARS-UI_OviCan_v2, whole genome shotgun sequence, one DNA window encodes the following:
- the LGALSL gene encoding galectin-related protein has protein sequence MAGSVADSDAVVKLDDGHLNNSLGSPVQADVYFPRLIVPFCGHIKGGMRPGKKVLVMGIVDLNPESFAISLTCGDSEDPPADVAIELKAVFTDRQLLRNSCISGERGEEQSAIPYFPFIPDQPFRVEILCEHPRFRVFVDGHQLFDFYHRIQTLSAIDTIKINGDLQITKLG, from the exons AAACTAGATGATGGGCATTTAAACAACTCCTTGGGCTCTCCAGTTCAAGCCGACGTGTACTTCCCACGACTG ATCGTGCCATTTTGTGGGCACATTAAAGGTGGCATGAGACCAGGCAAGAAGGTGTTAGTGATGGGCATTGTAGACCTCAACCCAGAAAG CTTTGCAATCAGCTTGACCTGTGGTGATTCAGAAGATCCTCCCGCCGATGTGGCAATAGAACTCAAAGCAGTGTTCACAGACCGGCAGCTACTCAGAAATTCTTGTATATCTGGGGAAAGGGGTGAAGAACAGTCAGCGATCCCTTACTTCCCATTCATCCCAGACCAGCCATTCAGG gTGGAAATCCTTTGTGAGCACCCACGTTTTAGAGTGTTTGTGGATGGACACCAACTTTTTGATTTTTACCACCGCATTCAAACGTTATCTGCAATCGACACCATAAAGATCAACGGAGACCTCCAAATCACTAAGCTTGGCTGA